TATTTTGCGGAAAGTTAGCATTGGCCTGGCCATCAGATGGGCAACTTTGAGGGCATGCTGGCTTGCATAAATTTTGGGCATAATTTCGCCAAAAATCAGCAGAAGCGAAGTTACTATCACAACCTGAACAAGAAATCCAAGGAAGGGGGAGGTGGCAAAATCAAATAGCCTTGCCATTACAAACGATGAAATAATGACAATGGAAACATTAATAAAATTATTGGCAATTAAAATTGTGGCCAGCAGGCGTTTGGGTTTTTCAAGTAACAGCTGAATAAGGTGGCTCGATTTACCGTTATCATTTTTCAGATCGTTCAGATTGGCCGGGTTCAGTGAAAAAAAGGCAATTTCAGAAGCGCTGACTGCAGCAGACATAAACAGCAGCACTAGCATCAAAACCAGACTAATCACAACGCCGGGGTCAAAATTTCCGGTAAAAGTATTTAGTAAAATTGTCAACACCTGTAAAGATGATTCAGGATCGGGGTCTTCCAAAGCTAAATTGTTTTATATGCCTGATTTATAATTAAGCAGGTACAAAAATAGTAAAAAGATGCCAATTGCTCAGTATTGAATATTACAGTAAAGTACAGCCGGTTTTTAATCAGGATTTATACTGCAGCACTTCAATTTCACCTTTCATAACACCAATTGCATTCATGGCCAGTGCGTCAACTTCATCTTCGTCGGGGTAAATGGCTATAGTGGCAATTTTTTCAACTTTTTTGATGAGATTTTGTGTAAAGTAGCTGTAATGGAAAAGGTCGCCGGATAGAATAATGGCATCGGGTTTTCCGTCGAGCACGGTACACATGGCTCCAATTTCTTTGGCTAATTGATAGGCCATGGCATACATGATAAAAGAAGCATCTTTATCGCCGTCGGCAATCCGTTTATCAATGGTATTCAGGCTGGTGGTTCCAAGATAAGCGTATAAGCCGCCTTTGGCTGTTACTAAATCCATAAGTTCTTTTTCAGCGTATTTTCCGCTGAAGCACATCCGGATGAGATCTCCGGCAGGTAAAGTACCTGTACGTTCCATTGAAAAAGGACCATCTCCATCAAATGCCTGGCTCACATCTACAACATTTCCTTGTTTATGAGCACCCACTGAAATACCGCCGCCGCCGGCATGAACAACTAACAGGTTGAGGTCTTCATATTTACGGTTGATTGATTTGGCATATTTGCGGGCTACTACCTTTTGATTAAGGGCGTGAAATATTGACTTTCTCTTGAAAAGCGGGTGACCTGAGATGCGGGCAACATCATCCATTTCGTCAACAACTACGGGGTCGGCTATAATAGCTTTGGCGTTGGTCAATGCAGCAATATCTGCAGCTATCAGACCTCCGAGATTGGTTGCATGCATCCCCATAATTCCTTTCATCAAATCTTCACGCATTTGCTCATTGACTTCATATACGCCTGATTTTACAGGTTTTATTAACCCTCCTCTGGCGACAACAATCTGTAACTTGTTCACATTGATGTCATTGTCCTTTAGCTCCTGGAGGATGGCATTTTTGCGCATTTCGAGTTGCCCGGGAATGCTGCCGCATGCTGCAAGTTGCTCATCGGTATACTTTATGGTTTTTAGAAAACAAAGTTTGGAGTCTTTGTAAACTGCAATTTTCGAAGATGTGTTTTTAGGGTTGATAACCAGAACGATACCGAGTGTCATAACGATGTTTGGATTTAATTAGGGATTGGGTAAAAGTAAAGAAGATTCTGAATATAAAAAAAACAGTGCAATGCCCGATTTGTTTGGTAAAATCATAGTTGAAGAAGATCAACAATTTTCTGAAGATACAGCGCATCTATATCATCGAAAGAAGCCAGCTCTTTACTATCAACATCGAGTACCCCCGTAATTTCACCTGCTATGTTTTTTACCGGGATTACAATCTCACTTAAAGATCTTGAATCACAGGCGATGTGACCGGGAAAACTGTGTACATCATCCACAACGATAACCCGCTGTTGTTCAACAGCTGCCAGACAAACACCCCTTCCTTCAAGTATCTGGCAGGCGGCTGGTCCCTGATAAGGCCCTACAATCAATCGGTTTCCGTCTTTTCGGTAAAAACCGCACCAGAAAAAATAATCCATCTTGTTATAAAGGATAGCTGAAACAGTAGCCATCATGGCCTGCTGATCGGGACTTTTCTTAAGCAGTTCGTCAATTTGCTGATAAAGTCTGTTGTATCTGCCTTCTTTCTTTTTTGCGTCCATATTTGGTTTTTGGTGCTGTATAGTGTTCGGTTTCCAGAAATTGTTCTCAAAATTAGATAAATTTTAAATGGCAAAGCAGCGGATTATTTTTGAAAACGACTTGTAAAAAGCCTAAGCTGGTTTTGGATGTTAGATACTCTTTTTTGTGATATTTAACCGGATATAGTCAAAAAATAAAACATTGGCATCCATATAATTGGGGAATAACAGGCTTGGTTAGCAGGAAGTAAATTAATGGGTGGTGGCAAAAAATAAATTTATTGGATATTAAACTTATGTACAAAACTATATTTTGCTGATAAGGCTTAATGTTTGAAAAATGAAATAATTCATGTAGGTTTGTTACTAACCTGATTGAATTTGTACGCTATGCTTCGTTAAATCAATACGTTTTCGTTGTAAATGCGAAAAAAATAAACAGTAGAATCATGAAAAAAGAAAAGGGAATGAATGCCAATCAAAGCATTTCAAAGAAATGGACTTCCGATTCTTATAATCCTTTTGTGGTTTTGGTGGTGGTGGCCTATATTCTATTGCCTACCTATACACCTGTTATGATGGCACTCGATTCGAACGGTCCTAAGTTTTTTGCCTTATCATTGTTGAACATTCTGGTATTTTTAAGCTTCCTTTTTACCGGTTATTTTCACGAGTATCCGACCTACCTAAAATCATTTTTGCGCAGACCTGTGATAATTTCTTACTTAGGTTTTCTGTTTATTGCCCTGTTATCCTTTACACAATCTATAAGTTGGCCTGAGTCTGTTTTGCAGTTTTCAAAGATATTCAGTGTTTTCTCTGCTATCATTAATCTATCGGTAATTTTTATGCGCGATAAGCGTTTTATCAGAGCTATCATTATAGCTATGTCAATTCTTTTACTGGCCGAATCCCTGGTTGTGTTTTATCATATTTTAAAATTCACATTAGGCGAAATAAAAGAGATTTCGGAAATAAAGACAGTATATTCCAATAAGAATATTCTTGGGTCGGCTTTGTTTGTGAAAATGGCATTCGCTCTTTGGTTGCTGATATATGAGCATGGCAGACTGAAGACTCTGGGCTGGGTTTCATTATTTGCCGGTTTGCTGGCTACTTTCTTTATGGCCACCCGGGCGTTTTATTTGGGCACTTTAGCCTTGATTTTTATCTTTTGTGTTATTCAGCTTTCAAATTATATTCGCTTTAGAAAGCGTTCAACACTTCATTTAACAGGTCTTTTTCTGGCGGCAGTAATTCTTGCGTTTGGTTTTTTCTCTCTGGTACAAACAAAACTTTACCCCAAGAGCAACCATTCGCGACATACACAGGCTGTTGTTGACCAGTTGGCTACACTTGAGGATATTGAAAAGGCAGGCAGTGGTCGTTTAGACGGGTGGCTTTGGTCGTGGAAAATGCTTTATGAAAATCCTTGGCTGGGTGTGGGTACCGGAAACTGGAAAATTGTAGAATTAAAGTACGAACATCAGCAAAAGCCAGGATTTTCATTGCTCTATAAAGCACACAATGATTTTCTGGAAACAGCAGCCGAAACAGGTATTTTCGGATTTGTTTTTTATTCAGGTATTCTGGCTTTTTCTGTTTTTTCCTTTGTATACATTTATCGTCGGCGCAAGCCTTCTGAAGAGGTGCAGTCGTTGCTGGTACTGGCATCTGCCGGTACAGCTTTTTACTGTGTGGATGCTTTTTTTAATTTTCCGGCCGACCGAACAGAAATCCAGGTGTTATTGGCCATTTTTGTTTCGGTTGGAGTAGCTTCCGCTTATTGGTACAGCAAGGATTTGTTAAGTACAGTTGGTGAAGCAAATGTAAAAGTAAACGTCCATAAAAAAACAGTAAATAGAATTGCCATAGTCTTATTAATGTTAATTCAAGCAGGAGTTACCGGGGTGTTGTATATGAATGTGCTTTCGCTGAGGGCGCAAAATCTGGTATTTCCTGAGATCAAAGGCGGACAATTGCGGCAAAGCTCTGAAAAAATGATGGACGCATTTCCGGCAATACCTGCCATCAGTGCCTGGGGTGAATCAATACAGGTGGTTAAGTCAAGGTATTTGATTGTGGATAAAAAGTATGATGAAGCATTTCATTTGCTGATTCATGATCATTCCAATCCATACGATCCGAGGCGTGAGAACTTTCTCGCGTGGATGTATGAAGTAAAGAACATGCCTGATAGTTCGATGTATTATCTCCATCGTGCTTATACGATGAAGCCTAATCACTATAAATATTTGAAGAACGTCAATATATATCTGGTAAACGAAGGAAGGCATGCAGAAGCTTTGACCAATTTACAGAAATACCTGAAAGATAATCCAAAGAATCCAGATGCCTGGATAGATGCGACTGACATATGGCTCAGAGCCGATTCGCTTGACAGGGCATTTGAAACGATAGAACTGGCAAAAAATGAATTGCCCGATCAAATAAAAATCGCTGAAAAGCGAAAATCAGTGTATGCTGAAAAGTTCCAGAAACCCTTTATTCCTTTATTTGAAAAGGCGATGCAACAATACAATCAAAAGAAATATACTGAAGCATATCATCTTATCAGTGAGTTTATTGGTCATGTGAATGATTATGCTGAAGCTTACAGTTTGCGTGCTTTTACCAATTTATTTCTTAAAAATTATAAGGCTTGTATTTCTGATGCAGACAGTGCTCTGTTGTTGGGGAAACAAAATCCGTCCATCATCAACATTAAAGGGATTTCATTTTTGAACCTGGGACAAAAAGATGAAGCATGCATGCTATTTAAAAAAGCCAAGGACCTGGGCGATAAATCAGGGGAAAGCAATTACAAAAAGCATTGCGATATAACATTGCAGAAAAATTAGTTAAGGGTGAATTTTACTTATGAAAATTACTTTTAGTGTAGGTCTGATTCTTTGTTTTTTTTATAAAAACATAACAGGAGGTAGATTAAAAGAAAGCAACAAAGCCTATTTTCGATTAAAAAGTAGTACTTTTGCCAACCAAAAATATCCTTACGGAATGTAGACATCTGTTCAAACTCATCAATAAAGCGGGAGGGCTCCATGATTGAAACCATTAAACTAGGTACACTAAAGTGGCATCATATACTTGACCCCACCGATGAGGATCTGCAATTTCTGAAAGACGATTTCCATTTCCATCCACTTGATATCGAAGACTGCCGCAGCCGCACCAACCAGCGACCAAAGATTGATATTTACGATGATTATTACTTTCTTATTTTACATTTTCCTTACTTTGACCGATGGAATCGCTTTTTAAAAGTGAAGGAGGTCAAGATTTTCTGGGGAAGCGATTATATCATTACAATTGGCAAATCGCACTGGGTGGTTAAAAACCTGTTTAACAGCGGCCGCGAACCTGAGGATAATTATCAGGTAAGGCAAGTGGGTACCAGTGATGCTCTTTTATATAAAATACTTGAACATTTGATGCTTGAATCCCTCTCGCTTATTAGTAAGCTTGGCGTGGAGGTGGAACTTATAAATCGCGACTTATTCAATAAAAAAGCTGAAAAAACCATCGAAAGAATCTCACTTACCAGAAAGAATATCATCCTGGTAAATACTGTTTTTAAGCCTCAGCTAAGGCTTTTCCATAAATTTGAATCGGGCGACATCGAAGGCTATGCTGAAAATATGGAAGAGTACTGGGGAAATATCCTTGACTATTATCAGAAAATATGGGATATGACCGAAGATTACCAGGAAATTGTGGAGGGTTTAAGTAAAACTTTTGATTCATTGCAGACTAACAGAACCAATGAAATCATGAAAGTACTGACACTGATTTCTTCCATTTTGCTTCCGCTGACTTTTATTGCAAGTCTTTATGGCATGAATGTAGGTTTACCACTGCAAAGTAATCCCTATTCTTTTTTACTGCTCATGATTTTTATGGTCACTTTGGCCGGGTCTATGATCTTTCTCTTTAAACGTAAACGGTGGATGTGAAAAACATACCTTTTTATCAGGTTGTGTAAAATTATTGACGTTCAACAGCAAATGTTCGTTACCTCCTTTCTGTTTCAAATATTTAGCTAATGATTTAAAATTGAGCTACTAAACAGTTATGAACAATCGTTTTCCTATGTTTGTCAGAACGAACAAGTTATTTAGAATAAATATTAATTACATGATTTTACATAGAATGAACTTAATATTTTTTACACAAAAGGGGTAGGTTTAAGTAAAATAAATTTCCTAATCACTTTCATTATAAAAATTTCCAACAAAATTGTAAATCTTGTTTTTTCAGTGCAATCATATATTTGATTTGTTAATGCCGTAAACCTTCAATCGACTATTAAATTACTGTAACATATTGAAATTTAATATAGATAATAAATTCTGCCTTGCTATTTCCTTCAAGCTCAAGACAAGCATTTAAGTATTCAAATTTTAAATCTGGTTTTATTTGACTATTTTTTTTCTTTGTGAAGCCGAAATAAAATAAAATACCGAATAAAGCATTGAGAGTGCTTAATAAATGTTAAAGCACGCATATACAGCATTATATGAAGGAGATGAATTTTTCTTTATAGTTACTTCCGCGTTTATGCAAAAAAATATACACTCAACGTAAAAATAATTATCATTCCTGGTTTTTATGGTTTGTTAACATCTGGATGTTGAAAAGTTACTTTTTACTGGAATTGAAATAAACTTCCGGAACAATACCTTTAACGATTGAAAAATCAGTTTTCAAGAATGCAAAAGGAATATGGAAAAAAATTTACCCATCACTGTTTCAATTTCCAGAAAAAAAGGACATCAAAGCCTGCAACAAGATAGATTCCCATTCGTAGTGGAATCATTCTTATTTTTCCTTTCGCGCTCCGATTTCAATAATAAATATAAGTATTAAGTATTCTGGTTTTCAGGTATAAATTACCTGAAAACTAACTATATATAATTTTTGCTGATTAGATTTCACGGTCACTAAAGGTGACGGTGTTTTTTGCATATATGTCTGCCATTAAATGATGGTATAGACCAAAAATATTAATACTAGGGAATATGAGAACATCATTACACTCAGAAAATGAACTGAAAACTGGTAAAGTTAGCTTCAGCAGGTTTTTGGTAACCATTTCAGTAATTTTTATGTTTCTGGCAAATGTAAATGAGGTATCAGCGCAGGCCACACTGCAGGCTGACGGGCCAACTTCCATTTGTGCAGGGGAAAGCACCACTATCAACGTTTTGATATGTGATGGCTACGCTCCCTGGACGGTAGTTTACACCGATGGTACCAGCAATTTTACTGTAAATAATTACAACAGTAATTGCGACCCGGAATCAGGACCACTGGAAGGTGATGCGATCATCGTGACTCCAGCGAGTACCAGAACATATACCTTGGTAAGTGTCACATTTGGGTCAGGATTATCTGCTAATGCGTTATTAGGCTCAGTTCCCGTTACTGTTAACCCACTACCCTCCGGAATAGCTGTAAGTCCTTCTACCGGCCAATGCCCGGGCGTGGACTTTATGATAAGCGCCATAGCTACCAATGGGAGTACTTATGAACTGTGGAATGCCACCAACACCACCAAGATTGCTAATTTGCCCTACACCACATCCATCGTTGCTACTACCAATTATACCGTTCGGGCCATCAGTGGTACAACCCCAGCCTGTACTACTTCTGTTGCCTATACTGTTCAGCTTGAAAACACTCCGCCCTCCATTACCTGCCCGGGTAATCAAACTCTGAATCCAAATCCAACCACAGGTTGTTCGGCCGCCCTTCCCGACTACCGCAGCTTAGCCACTGTTTCTGACAACTGTACTGCATCAGGTTCAATTATTGTAACACAATCTCCTGCCCCGGGAACAAGTATTTCTGGTCATAATACAGTTCAACAGGTTACCTTAACCGCAACCGATGAAGCGGGCAATCAGGCTTCCTGCAATTTTAATGTTACCCTTACCGATAATGTAAATCCAACCATCAGTTGTGTTGCCGATCAAACGGTTCCAGCAGGTGCCGGATGCACTTATACACACTCGGGCACAGCCTGGAATCCGACAGGTGCCGATAATTGTTCAGTGGCTTCAGTTACTTATACGGCTAATAATGGCGCTTCACCTGCATCAGGTACCAATCTCAACGGAGTGGTATTTCAGCCCGGAACCACCACTGTTACCTGGACGGTTACCGACGGGGCAGGAAATACTGCCACCTGCAGTTTTAACGTTTCAATATCTGATACTCAGAATCCTTCCATCACTTTTTGTCCGGAAAACCAAACCGCCACCACCAACAGCGGAAACTGCTCCTACACCCACAGCGGAACAGCATGGAATGTAACCGCAACCGACAACTGTACAGTTGGTTCTATAGTATATACACTTTCAGGAGCAACCGAAGGAACAATAAATACCACACTGAACGGTGCAGTTTTTAATACCGGAGTTACCACAGTAAACGTGCTCGTTTCTGACGGAGCTTCAACACCCAATACCGTCTCGTGCAGTTTTACTGTTACCATAACCGACGACGATGCACCAACAGTAACCTGCCCGTCGGATATTACACAATCAACCGACGCATCAGCCTGTACAGCGTCGGTAGTCATTCCTGCCATCACCTTTGGCGACAACTGCAGTAGTCCTTCTTTGGCCTGGAGCACAACAGGAGCTACCGAAATAAGCGGTAATGGTCAACCCGGTGCACAAACCTTCAATATCGGAGTAACCACCGTAACCCTTACGGTAACTGACGGAGCTTCGCTCACCGCCAGCTGTTCATTCACAGTAACGGTAAACGATACTGAATTGCCCACCATTACCTGTCCGGCCAACCTGACAGCCTCAAGCACCAGCGGAATTTGCTCGGCCAGCGTAACCATACCATCAATTACTTTTACTGACAACTGTGCAGGAAGTTCCATCGCATGGATTGCCAATGGGGCTACTGATTTGAGTGGAAACGGTCAGCCGGGTGCGCAGACTTTCAATGTGGGAGTAACTAATGTTACCATAACTGTAACCGACGCTTCGTCGAATACAGCACAGTGTAGTTTTACGGTAACAGTGACCGATGATGAAAACCCGACAATTACCTGTCCGTCGGATATCACTGCTTCAAATACGTCGAATCAGTGTTCGGCCAGTGTAAATGTGCCTGCCATTACCTTTGGTGATAATTGCAGCGGAAGTTCCATTTCATGGACCACCAGCGGAGCGACCATCCTTAGTGGCAGCGGGCAGATTGGCACCAGAACTTTCAATGTAGGGGCTACCCTGGTAACAGTGACCGTTAGGGATGCCGCAAATCATACAGCCCAGTGTTCATTCACGGTTACTGTAAATGATACCCAGGCACCGGTAATCAGTGGCTGCCCTGCCAACATTACCCGTACCGCTGGTGCAAGTGGTTGTACAGCGGTTGTATCATGGACCGAGCCAACAGCCACCGACAATTGCACTGCAGCAGGCAGCCTGGTATGGACCAAATCACACCTGCCCGGGTCTACCTTCAGCACGGGCACCACCACGGTAACCTATACCGCAGCTGATGCAGCAGGTAATATATCAACCTGTACTTTTACCGTTACAGTAAACGACCTTGTGAAACCGGTGATCAGCGGATGTCCGTCAAATATATCAGTGGGAACCGGACCGGGAGCTATTACTTGCAATAAGGAAGTAACCTGGACAGAGCCTACGGCTACCGATAACTGTACAGCGCAAGGAAATCTGGTATGGACAAAATCGCACACCCCTCCTTTTACATTTCCGGTTGGAACTACTACAGTTACCTATACAGTAAAAGATGAGTCAAATAATGTAAGTAATCCATGTTCATTTAATGTGACGGTTTCTGACAATACACCTCCGGTGGCCGCTTGCCAGCCCGTAACGCTTACTCTGAATGCTTCAGGACAGGCTACTTTAACGACTTCTCAGGTAAATAATGGTTCTTCGGATAATTGCACAGCTTCAGGTAGTCTGATTCTTACCCTGAGCAAAACGAGTTTCAACTGTTCGAACCTTGGCGCCAATACAGTGGTTTTGACAGTGAAGGATGCTTCGGGTAATCAGAGTACATGTAATGCAACGATAACAGTAGTTGATAATATCGCCCCTGTTATTGCTCCAACAGCTACCACAGTTACCGGAAATGTGAATGCCAGTTCTGGAGTTTGTTACTATGTAGTGAACGGTACAGAATACGATCCGACTGTAACAGATAACTGTTCAGGTGCAACCCTGCATTACGAAGTTACCGGAGCTACTACGCTCAGTGGTAATGGTTCGCTGGCTGGCAAACAATTAGCTAAAGGTGCCAATATCATTACCTGGACAGCTTCTGATGCAGCAGGCAATACAACCGCCACACCGGTTACTTTCACTAAAACCGTTATCGATAATCAGGCTCCGACCATTGCCAGTATTGGAAACCAAAACAGGGGAACAAATCTGGGTAACTGTAGCTATACTATACAGGGAACAGAATTTGATCCTACTTCTATTACGGATAACTGCGGTTCGGGTAATCTGATAATTACTTATAAGATTAACAGTAATGCAGCGGTAACGGCCAGCACACTTGCTGGTATTGTGCTTCCTACAGGCATCAATACCATTACCTGGACAGCCAGTGATGGTACCAATACCGCAACCAGTACATTCAGGGTTACAGTTGCAGATGATGATGCACCTTCGATTACCCCTATAAGCGATATTACAGTAAATATATCAACCGGATGCTCAGCTGAGGTATCCTGGACTGAGCCAACGGCCAGCGATAATTGCGGTGTGACTGTGTTTGGTCAAACTATTGGTTTACCTAGCGGAAGCACTTTTCCTGTCGGAACCACACTCATTCGTTATACTGCAAAAGATGCTGCATTGAATACTACTCTTATGAGCTTTAATGTAATTGTTGTTGATGATACGCCTCCTGTGCTTACCTGTCCGGCAGGTAGTCCTTTTGTCAGAGATATTACTGCGGCCTGTTATTATACGGTATCAGGAACTGAATTTAATCCCACAGTGGATGATGGGGGATGCACTGTAACATTGATCAACTCTTTTGACGGAACAAATACATTGGCCGGAAAACAATTACCCGGCGGGATTAATAACATAGTATGGACTGTAACGGATGCAGCAAACAATACAACCAGTTGTACGATAGTGGTGGATGTGCACGATCATATAAATCCTACTTTTACACAGCCTACCGGAGATCCAGCTGATAGCTACGCTTATACCCGTTATACTGATCCGGGCAAATGTTATTTTACTGTTCCCGGAGTTGAATTTGATTTACGCAATATTGCCGATAACTGCGGGACCCTTGCTCCGACTTATATTATTACTAAAAACGGTGCTCCGGCCGGGGCTTCGGTAACAACACAATCAGGTGAAACAGCAGATGTAGGGTCTGGCTCTCTTGCCAGTTTGCGATTTGCCAAGGATGCTACTTATCCATATGTTGTTACATGGACTCTGAGCGATCTGCAGAATAACATTGTAGTGGCGACACCTTTCACGATTTCGGTTACCGATAATCAACCTCCGCAGTTTACCTGTTATGGCAATGAAATACGGGTAGCTCCCAACGGAAGTTGTAATTATGTTATCAGTGGAACTGAATTTGACCCGACTAATTTGATTGATAATTGCGATGATGCTGCCGATCTGACAATTTCATTTACCATTGATGGCACCACTTACCCTGGTGTAACTACCATGTCCGGAATTACCTTATCAGCCGGAGCCCATACCGTTATTTGGACTATTGTTGATATGGCCGGAAATTCTACCAGCTGTACGTTTACGGTTACCATCCGCGACACAGTATTTCCTACGATTACACAGATTAGCAATCAAAGCAGGAATGCTTCGGCCGGCGATTGTTTTTATACTGCAGTGGGATCAGAATTTGACCCTGTAGCGAACGACAATTGTCCGTCTCCGACCTTGATAAACAACCAAAATGGGGGTAGTAGTCTTGCTGATTTCGAATTTCAGGTTGGTATCACTGTGGTAGTCTGGACTGCCACCGATGCTTCGGGAAATGCCACTACCATGCAGTTTGAGGTTAATGTGCTTGATATAACAGCACCTGATTTTACGCTGCCGGCTTCTGCTTCACGCAATACTTCTATCAGTAATTGTTTATATACAACAGTGGGTACTGAATTTGACCCGCAAGGTATAACGGATAATTGCACATCAGCCAATTACAATATTACCAACGATTACAACCATTACCGCTCATTGGCCTATGCCCAGTTCCCTACCGGAACCACTACAGTAACATGGACCGTGAAGGATTTTTACAACAACACAACGACAAAAACCATTGATATTACCGTAACTGATAATGTTGATCCGGTAATTACCTGTCCTGTTAACGATTATGTAAGGGTAGTAGATGAAGGGCAAAACTATTACACTGTTGGTATCAATGAGTTTAAACCTGCTGCTACGGATAATTGCGGAATACTGTCATACACCAACAGTTATAATGCTGGCGAAAATCTGAATGGAGTTCAGCTTGCTCCGGGAACACATTCTATTACCTGGACTGCTGTTGATGCAGCCGGTAATGACGCAATATGTAGTTTTGATGTAATTGTAGTGACCGAATTATTCCCTCCTGTTAGTTGTGCCGGAGATATCAACGTTAATGCCGGTAGTGCATGTACATATACTATTTCGGGTACTTCGAATGATGCAACTTCTAGTTCTCCTGCGGCTACGCTTACACATAATATTCAAATATCCAACCCTGGTGCAACACCTTACGCACCAAGTGCTACTTCGTTGAACGGCGCTATTTTCCCGCTCGGAAACACGCTGGTTACATGGACAGCTTCGCAAACCATCAATGGCACTTTATATAGCAATACATGTACGCAATATATTTATGTAGAAGACAATCAGGCTCCGTCTATTACTGCACCTGCCGATATTACTACAACCACCAACAGTGGTTGTTATGCCAATCCGGTTAATCTTGGAACACCGGTTACCAGCGACAATTGCGGCGGAACTATTACAGTATGGAACAATACAGACGGATATACCAATTACTGGGGTTTCCCAATCGGAACAACTACCGTTACATGGTATGCCGAAGATCAGT
The genomic region above belongs to Lentimicrobiaceae bacterium and contains:
- a CDS encoding O-antigen ligase family protein, whose amino-acid sequence is MKKEKGMNANQSISKKWTSDSYNPFVVLVVVAYILLPTYTPVMMALDSNGPKFFALSLLNILVFLSFLFTGYFHEYPTYLKSFLRRPVIISYLGFLFIALLSFTQSISWPESVLQFSKIFSVFSAIINLSVIFMRDKRFIRAIIIAMSILLLAESLVVFYHILKFTLGEIKEISEIKTVYSNKNILGSALFVKMAFALWLLIYEHGRLKTLGWVSLFAGLLATFFMATRAFYLGTLALIFIFCVIQLSNYIRFRKRSTLHLTGLFLAAVILAFGFFSLVQTKLYPKSNHSRHTQAVVDQLATLEDIEKAGSGRLDGWLWSWKMLYENPWLGVGTGNWKIVELKYEHQQKPGFSLLYKAHNDFLETAAETGIFGFVFYSGILAFSVFSFVYIYRRRKPSEEVQSLLVLASAGTAFYCVDAFFNFPADRTEIQVLLAIFVSVGVASAYWYSKDLLSTVGEANVKVNVHKKTVNRIAIVLLMLIQAGVTGVLYMNVLSLRAQNLVFPEIKGGQLRQSSEKMMDAFPAIPAISAWGESIQVVKSRYLIVDKKYDEAFHLLIHDHSNPYDPRRENFLAWMYEVKNMPDSSMYYLHRAYTMKPNHYKYLKNVNIYLVNEGRHAEALTNLQKYLKDNPKNPDAWIDATDIWLRADSLDRAFETIELAKNELPDQIKIAEKRKSVYAEKFQKPFIPLFEKAMQQYNQKKYTEAYHLISEFIGHVNDYAEAYSLRAFTNLFLKNYKACISDADSALLLGKQNPSIINIKGISFLNLGQKDEACMLFKKAKDLGDKSGESNYKKHCDITLQKN
- a CDS encoding GAF domain-containing protein, with the translated sequence MDAKKKEGRYNRLYQQIDELLKKSPDQQAMMATVSAILYNKMDYFFWCGFYRKDGNRLIVGPYQGPAACQILEGRGVCLAAVEQQRVIVVDDVHSFPGHIACDSRSLSEIVIPVKNIAGEITGVLDVDSKELASFDDIDALYLQKIVDLLQL
- the buk gene encoding butyrate kinase, whose product is MTLGIVLVINPKNTSSKIAVYKDSKLCFLKTIKYTDEQLAACGSIPGQLEMRKNAILQELKDNDINVNKLQIVVARGGLIKPVKSGVYEVNEQMREDLMKGIMGMHATNLGGLIAADIAALTNAKAIIADPVVVDEMDDVARISGHPLFKRKSIFHALNQKVVARKYAKSINRKYEDLNLLVVHAGGGGISVGAHKQGNVVDVSQAFDGDGPFSMERTGTLPAGDLIRMCFSGKYAEKELMDLVTAKGGLYAYLGTTSLNTIDKRIADGDKDASFIMYAMAYQLAKEIGAMCTVLDGKPDAIILSGDLFHYSYFTQNLIKKVEKIATIAIYPDEDEVDALAMNAIGVMKGEIEVLQYKS
- a CDS encoding magnesium transporter CorA family protein → MIETIKLGTLKWHHILDPTDEDLQFLKDDFHFHPLDIEDCRSRTNQRPKIDIYDDYYFLILHFPYFDRWNRFLKVKEVKIFWGSDYIITIGKSHWVVKNLFNSGREPEDNYQVRQVGTSDALLYKILEHLMLESLSLISKLGVEVELINRDLFNKKAEKTIERISLTRKNIILVNTVFKPQLRLFHKFESGDIEGYAENMEEYWGNILDYYQKIWDMTEDYQEIVEGLSKTFDSLQTNRTNEIMKVLTLISSILLPLTFIASLYGMNVGLPLQSNPYSFLLLMIFMVTLAGSMIFLFKRKRWM